From Oreochromis niloticus isolate F11D_XX linkage group LG14, O_niloticus_UMD_NMBU, whole genome shotgun sequence, one genomic window encodes:
- the LOC100702017 gene encoding splicing regulatory glutamine/lysine-rich protein 1, producing the protein MSFDLSEAAGKDEEMIKKEEAQKDELSWPWGKNKDKGKEGSKDKSGSKDKDKSGSKDKDKSGSKDKDKSESKDKHKSESKDKDKHKDKDKSHSKEHGEKKKEKKKKEKKHGGKSGSSSSSDED; encoded by the exons ATGAGTTTCGATCTGTCAGAAG CTGCGGGTAAGGACGAGGAGATGATAAAGAAGGAGGAAGCACAGAAAGACGAACTCAGTTGGCCCTGGGGCAAGAACAAAGATAAGGGCAAG GAAGGCAGCAAAGACAAGTCTGGAAGTAAGGACAAGGACAAGTCTGGAAGTAAGGACAAGGACAAGTCTGGAAGTAAGGACAAGGACAAGTCTGAAAGTAAGGACAAGCACAAGTCTGAAAGTAAGGACAAGGACAAGCACAAGGATAAGGACAAGTCTCACAGCAAGGAACATGgtgagaagaagaaggagaaaaagaaaaaggagaagaagcaTGGAGGCAAATCGGGCTCATCTTCCAGCAGTGATGAG GACTGA
- the LOC106098517 gene encoding protein FAM133 isoform X5 — protein sequence MESTLLKGGADTAGVRPAAVPSGSSQPPAEVEGLAELAKTQGDKTQTGKPAGTGDEELYSLDSSPDSEDEGIGKKEKKKKKVKKKKKKSSSSSSSSSSSSSSSSSSSSDSDSEDEKKKKKKKKEKEKKKKKDKEKEYIHDSVVISQAGSNGQIKHADDLCQDFNSSDDEDDKKKEKKKKKEKKKKKEKKKKESSSSSSDSSSSDSEDEKKKKKKKKKKKKKQKKKKQKKDSSSSSSSSSNSSSDDDKKKKKKKKKDKKKKKKKDKKKDSSSSSGSSSSSDDDKKKKKEKKKDKKKKDKKKDSSSSSGSSGSDSDKENKKEERENKEEKDHLDGEQSSDPKTSISASGGGGPSATSGGSSKPSDAPKVSLTSPALKLNPASSSAATKSSLVIKRPSYMESLMGTPKKTGDSTTHSTSHFTSKDLLSGPRPYQY from the exons ATGGAGTCCACCCTCCTCAAAG GTGGAGCAGACACTGCAGGTGTCCGGCCTGCAGCGGTGCCCTCTGGCAGTTCGCAGCCCCCGGCTGAGGTAGAAGGGCTTGCGGAGCTGGCCAAGACGCAGGGAGACAAGACTCAGACCGGAAAACCTGCAGGAACAGGAGATGAG GAGTTGTATTCACTCGACAGCTCTCCAGACAGTGAAGATGAGGGTATCggcaagaaagaaaagaagaaaaagaaggtgaaaaagaagaagaagaaa AGCTCCagctcctcctcatcatcatcttcttcatcttcatcttcctccAGTAGCTCCTCAGACAGTGATAGTGAG gatgaaaagaaaaagaagaagaagaaaaaggagaaggaaaagaagaagaaaaaagacaaggAGAAAGAGTATATCCATGACAGTGTCGTCATATCTCAGGCTG GTTCCAATGGCCAAATAAAACATGCAGACGATCTTTGTCAG GATTTTAACTCATCAGATGACGAGGATGAcaagaagaaggaaaagaagaagaagaaggaaaagaagaagaagaaggaaaagaagaagaaa GAATCTTCTTCCTCATCATCTGATAGTTCATCATCTGACAGTGAGGacgagaagaagaagaagaagaagaagaagaagaagaagaagaagcagaagaagaagaagcagaagaag gattcttcttcttcatcaagCTCCTCAAGCAATTCTTCTAGTGATGATgataagaagaaaaagaagaagaagaagaaggataagaagaaaaagaagaagaaagacaagaaaaag GATTCCAGTTCCTCTTCGGGTTCTTCTTCCAGCAGTGATGatgacaagaagaagaaaaaggagaagaagaaagacaagaagaagaaagacaaaaagaag GACTCAAGCTCCAGTTCAGGGTCCTCTGGTAGTGACAGTgacaaggaaaataaaaaggagGAGCGTGAGAACAAGGAGGAAAAG GACCACCTTGATGGTGAGCAAAGCAGCGACCCTAAAACCAGCATTTCAGCCTCAGGTGGTGGTGGACCTTCTGCCACTAGTGGCGGCAGCTCCAAGCCAAGTGATGCTCCCAAAGTGTCTCTTACATCTCCTGCCTTGAAGCTGAATCCTGCGAGTTCTTCAGCTGCCACCAAGTCCTCCCTTGTAATCAAACGTCCCAGCTACATGGAGAGCCTGATGGGCACCCCGAAGAAGACTGGAGACAGCACGACACACTCCACTAGTCACTTCACCTCAAAGGATCTGCTGTCAGGGCCCAGACCTTACCAATATTAA
- the LOC106098517 gene encoding uncharacterized G-patch domain protein DDB_G0278987 isoform X3, with amino-acid sequence MESTLLKGGADTAGVRPAAVPSGSSQPPAEVEGLAELAKTQGDKTQTGKPAGTGDEELYSLDSSPDSEDEGIGKKEKKKKKVKKKKKKSSSSSSSSSSSSSSSSSSSSDSDSEDEKKKKKKKKEKEKKKKKDKEKEYIHDSVVISQAGSNGQIKHADDLCQDFNSSDDEDDKKKEKKKKKEKKKKKEKKKKESSSSSSDSSSSDSEDEKKKKKKKKKKKKKQKKKKQKKDSSSSSSDSSSSSSSSDSEDDKKKKKKKKKDKKKKKKKDFSSSDDSSSSSSDSDDDKKKKKKKKDKKKKKKKKDSSSSSSSSSNSSSDDDKKKKKKKKKDKKKKKKKDKKKDSSSSSGSSSSSDDDKKKKKEKKKDKKKKDKKKDSSSSSGSSGSDSDKENKKEERENKEEKDHLDGEQSSDPKTSISASGGGGPSATSGGSSKPSDAPKVSLTSPALKLNPASSSAATKSSLVIKRPSYMESLMGTPKKTGDSTTHSTSHFTSKDLLSGPRPYQY; translated from the exons ATGGAGTCCACCCTCCTCAAAG GTGGAGCAGACACTGCAGGTGTCCGGCCTGCAGCGGTGCCCTCTGGCAGTTCGCAGCCCCCGGCTGAGGTAGAAGGGCTTGCGGAGCTGGCCAAGACGCAGGGAGACAAGACTCAGACCGGAAAACCTGCAGGAACAGGAGATGAG GAGTTGTATTCACTCGACAGCTCTCCAGACAGTGAAGATGAGGGTATCggcaagaaagaaaagaagaaaaagaaggtgaaaaagaagaagaagaaa AGCTCCagctcctcctcatcatcatcttcttcatcttcatcttcctccAGTAGCTCCTCAGACAGTGATAGTGAG gatgaaaagaaaaagaagaagaagaaaaaggagaaggaaaagaagaagaaaaaagacaaggAGAAAGAGTATATCCATGACAGTGTCGTCATATCTCAGGCTG GTTCCAATGGCCAAATAAAACATGCAGACGATCTTTGTCAG GATTTTAACTCATCAGATGACGAGGATGAcaagaagaaggaaaagaagaagaagaaggaaaagaagaagaagaaggaaaagaagaagaaa GAATCTTCTTCCTCATCATCTGATAGTTCATCATCTGACAGTGAGGacgagaagaagaagaagaagaagaagaagaagaagaagaagaagcagaagaagaagaagcagaagaag GACTCCAGCTCCTCGTCTTCTGATAGctcttcttcttcatcctcttcTGACAGCGAggatgacaaaaagaaaaagaagaagaagaaaaaggacaagaaaaagaagaagaagaag GATTTTAGCTCTTCTGATGATagctcctcttcttcctccgaTAGTGATGATGACAAG aaaaagaagaagaagaaaaaagacaagaagaagaagaagaagaagaag gattcttcttcttcatcaagCTCCTCAAGCAATTCTTCTAGTGATGATgataagaagaaaaagaagaagaagaagaaggataagaagaaaaagaagaagaaagacaagaaaaag GATTCCAGTTCCTCTTCGGGTTCTTCTTCCAGCAGTGATGatgacaagaagaagaaaaaggagaagaagaaagacaagaagaagaaagacaaaaagaag GACTCAAGCTCCAGTTCAGGGTCCTCTGGTAGTGACAGTgacaaggaaaataaaaaggagGAGCGTGAGAACAAGGAGGAAAAG GACCACCTTGATGGTGAGCAAAGCAGCGACCCTAAAACCAGCATTTCAGCCTCAGGTGGTGGTGGACCTTCTGCCACTAGTGGCGGCAGCTCCAAGCCAAGTGATGCTCCCAAAGTGTCTCTTACATCTCCTGCCTTGAAGCTGAATCCTGCGAGTTCTTCAGCTGCCACCAAGTCCTCCCTTGTAATCAAACGTCCCAGCTACATGGAGAGCCTGATGGGCACCCCGAAGAAGACTGGAGACAGCACGACACACTCCACTAGTCACTTCACCTCAAAGGATCTGCTGTCAGGGCCCAGACCTTACCAATATTAA
- the LOC106098517 gene encoding uncharacterized G-patch domain protein DDB_G0278987 isoform X2 → MESTLLKGGADTAGVRPAAVPSGSSQPPAEVEGLAELAKTQGDKTQTGKPAGTGDEELYSLDSSPDSEDEGIGKKEKKKKKVKKKKKKSSSSSSSSSSSSSSSSSSSSDSDSEDEKKKKKKKKEKEKKKKKDKEKEYIHDSVVISQAGSNGQIKHADDLCQDFNSSDDEDDKKKEKKKKKEKKKKKEKKKKESSSSSSDSSSSDSEDEKKKKKKKKKKKKKQKKKKQKKESSSSSSDSSSSSSDSEDDKKKKKKKKKKKKDSSSSSSDSSSSSSSSDSEDDKKKKKKKKKDKKKKKKKDFSSSDDSSSSSSDSDDDKKKKKKKKDKKKKKKKKDSSSSSSSSSNSSSDDDKKKKKKKKKDKKKKKKKDKKKDSSSSSGSSSSSDDDKKKKKEKKKDKKKKDKKKDSSSSSGSSGSDSDKENKKEERENKEEKDHLDGEQSSDPKTSISASGGGGPSATSGGSSKPSDAPKVSLTSPALKLNPASSSAATKSSLVIKRPSYMESLMGTPKKTGDSTTHSTSHFTSKDLLSGPRPYQY, encoded by the exons ATGGAGTCCACCCTCCTCAAAG GTGGAGCAGACACTGCAGGTGTCCGGCCTGCAGCGGTGCCCTCTGGCAGTTCGCAGCCCCCGGCTGAGGTAGAAGGGCTTGCGGAGCTGGCCAAGACGCAGGGAGACAAGACTCAGACCGGAAAACCTGCAGGAACAGGAGATGAG GAGTTGTATTCACTCGACAGCTCTCCAGACAGTGAAGATGAGGGTATCggcaagaaagaaaagaagaaaaagaaggtgaaaaagaagaagaagaaa AGCTCCagctcctcctcatcatcatcttcttcatcttcatcttcctccAGTAGCTCCTCAGACAGTGATAGTGAG gatgaaaagaaaaagaagaagaagaaaaaggagaaggaaaagaagaagaaaaaagacaaggAGAAAGAGTATATCCATGACAGTGTCGTCATATCTCAGGCTG GTTCCAATGGCCAAATAAAACATGCAGACGATCTTTGTCAG GATTTTAACTCATCAGATGACGAGGATGAcaagaagaaggaaaagaagaagaagaaggaaaagaagaagaagaaggaaaagaagaagaaa GAATCTTCTTCCTCATCATCTGATAGTTCATCATCTGACAGTGAGGacgagaagaagaagaagaagaagaagaagaagaagaagaagaagcagaagaagaagaagcagaagaag GAATCCAGCTCCTCTTCTTCAGATagctcttcttcatcttctgacAGTGAAGatgacaagaagaagaagaagaagaaaaagaagaagaagaag GACTCCAGCTCCTCGTCTTCTGATAGctcttcttcttcatcctcttcTGACAGCGAggatgacaaaaagaaaaagaagaagaagaaaaaggacaagaaaaagaagaagaagaag GATTTTAGCTCTTCTGATGATagctcctcttcttcctccgaTAGTGATGATGACAAG aaaaagaagaagaagaaaaaagacaagaagaagaagaagaagaagaag gattcttcttcttcatcaagCTCCTCAAGCAATTCTTCTAGTGATGATgataagaagaaaaagaagaagaagaagaaggataagaagaaaaagaagaagaaagacaagaaaaag GATTCCAGTTCCTCTTCGGGTTCTTCTTCCAGCAGTGATGatgacaagaagaagaaaaaggagaagaagaaagacaagaagaagaaagacaaaaagaag GACTCAAGCTCCAGTTCAGGGTCCTCTGGTAGTGACAGTgacaaggaaaataaaaaggagGAGCGTGAGAACAAGGAGGAAAAG GACCACCTTGATGGTGAGCAAAGCAGCGACCCTAAAACCAGCATTTCAGCCTCAGGTGGTGGTGGACCTTCTGCCACTAGTGGCGGCAGCTCCAAGCCAAGTGATGCTCCCAAAGTGTCTCTTACATCTCCTGCCTTGAAGCTGAATCCTGCGAGTTCTTCAGCTGCCACCAAGTCCTCCCTTGTAATCAAACGTCCCAGCTACATGGAGAGCCTGATGGGCACCCCGAAGAAGACTGGAGACAGCACGACACACTCCACTAGTCACTTCACCTCAAAGGATCTGCTGTCAGGGCCCAGACCTTACCAATATTAA
- the LOC106098517 gene encoding suppressor protein SRP40 isoform X4, with protein sequence MESTLLKGGADTAGVRPAAVPSGSSQPPAEVEGLAELAKTQGDKTQTGKPAGTGDEELYSLDSSPDSEDEGIGKKEKKKKKVKKKKKKSSSSSSSSSSSSSSSSSSSSDSDSEDEKKKKKKKKEKEKKKKKDKEKEYIHDSVVISQAGSNGQIKHADDLCQDFNSSDDEDDKKKEKKKKKEKKKKKEKKKKESSSSSSDSSSSDSEDEKKKKKKKKKKKKKQKKKKQKKESSSSSSDSSSSSSDSEDDKKKKKKKKKKKKQDSSSSSSDSSSSSSSSDSEDDKKKKKKKKKDKKKKKKKDSSSSSSSSSNSSSDDDKKKKKKKKKDKKKKKKKDKKKDSSSSSGSSSSSDDDKKKKKEKKKDKKKKDKKKDSSSSSGSSGSDSDKENKKEERENKEEKDHLDGEQSSDPKTSISASGGGGPSATSGGSSKPSDAPKVSLTSPALKLNPASSSAATKSSLVIKRPSYMESLMGTPKKTGDSTTHSTSHFTSKDLLSGPRPYQY encoded by the exons ATGGAGTCCACCCTCCTCAAAG GTGGAGCAGACACTGCAGGTGTCCGGCCTGCAGCGGTGCCCTCTGGCAGTTCGCAGCCCCCGGCTGAGGTAGAAGGGCTTGCGGAGCTGGCCAAGACGCAGGGAGACAAGACTCAGACCGGAAAACCTGCAGGAACAGGAGATGAG GAGTTGTATTCACTCGACAGCTCTCCAGACAGTGAAGATGAGGGTATCggcaagaaagaaaagaagaaaaagaaggtgaaaaagaagaagaagaaa AGCTCCagctcctcctcatcatcatcttcttcatcttcatcttcctccAGTAGCTCCTCAGACAGTGATAGTGAG gatgaaaagaaaaagaagaagaagaaaaaggagaaggaaaagaagaagaaaaaagacaaggAGAAAGAGTATATCCATGACAGTGTCGTCATATCTCAGGCTG GTTCCAATGGCCAAATAAAACATGCAGACGATCTTTGTCAG GATTTTAACTCATCAGATGACGAGGATGAcaagaagaaggaaaagaagaagaagaaggaaaagaagaagaagaaggaaaagaagaagaaa GAATCTTCTTCCTCATCATCTGATAGTTCATCATCTGACAGTGAGGacgagaagaagaagaagaagaagaagaagaagaagaagaagaagcagaagaagaagaagcagaagaag GAATCCAGCTCCTCTTCTTCAGATagctcttcttcatcttctgacAGTGAAGatgacaagaagaagaagaagaagaaaaagaagaagaagaag CAGGACTCCAGCTCCTCGTCTTCTGATAGctcttcttcttcatcctcttcTGACAGCGAggatgacaaaaagaaaaagaagaagaagaaaaaggacaagaaaaagaagaagaagaag gattcttcttcttcatcaagCTCCTCAAGCAATTCTTCTAGTGATGATgataagaagaaaaagaagaagaagaagaaggataagaagaaaaagaagaagaaagacaagaaaaag GATTCCAGTTCCTCTTCGGGTTCTTCTTCCAGCAGTGATGatgacaagaagaagaaaaaggagaagaagaaagacaagaagaagaaagacaaaaagaag GACTCAAGCTCCAGTTCAGGGTCCTCTGGTAGTGACAGTgacaaggaaaataaaaaggagGAGCGTGAGAACAAGGAGGAAAAG GACCACCTTGATGGTGAGCAAAGCAGCGACCCTAAAACCAGCATTTCAGCCTCAGGTGGTGGTGGACCTTCTGCCACTAGTGGCGGCAGCTCCAAGCCAAGTGATGCTCCCAAAGTGTCTCTTACATCTCCTGCCTTGAAGCTGAATCCTGCGAGTTCTTCAGCTGCCACCAAGTCCTCCCTTGTAATCAAACGTCCCAGCTACATGGAGAGCCTGATGGGCACCCCGAAGAAGACTGGAGACAGCACGACACACTCCACTAGTCACTTCACCTCAAAGGATCTGCTGTCAGGGCCCAGACCTTACCAATATTAA
- the LOC106098517 gene encoding uncharacterized protein DDB_G0271670 isoform X1 → MESTLLKGGADTAGVRPAAVPSGSSQPPAEVEGLAELAKTQGDKTQTGKPAGTGDEELYSLDSSPDSEDEGIGKKEKKKKKVKKKKKKSSSSSSSSSSSSSSSSSSSSDSDSEDEKKKKKKKKEKEKKKKKDKEKEYIHDSVVISQAGSNGQIKHADDLCQDFNSSDDEDDKKKEKKKKKEKKKKKEKKKKESSSSSSDSSSSDSEDEKKKKKKKKKKKKKQKKKKQKKESSSSSSDSSSSSSDSEDDKKKKKKKKKKKKQDSSSSSSDSSSSSSSSDSEDDKKKKKKKKKDKKKKKKKDFSSSDDSSSSSSDSDDDKKKKKKKKDKKKKKKKKDSSSSSSSSSNSSSDDDKKKKKKKKKDKKKKKKKDKKKDSSSSSGSSSSSDDDKKKKKEKKKDKKKKDKKKDSSSSSGSSGSDSDKENKKEERENKEEKDHLDGEQSSDPKTSISASGGGGPSATSGGSSKPSDAPKVSLTSPALKLNPASSSAATKSSLVIKRPSYMESLMGTPKKTGDSTTHSTSHFTSKDLLSGPRPYQY, encoded by the exons ATGGAGTCCACCCTCCTCAAAG GTGGAGCAGACACTGCAGGTGTCCGGCCTGCAGCGGTGCCCTCTGGCAGTTCGCAGCCCCCGGCTGAGGTAGAAGGGCTTGCGGAGCTGGCCAAGACGCAGGGAGACAAGACTCAGACCGGAAAACCTGCAGGAACAGGAGATGAG GAGTTGTATTCACTCGACAGCTCTCCAGACAGTGAAGATGAGGGTATCggcaagaaagaaaagaagaaaaagaaggtgaaaaagaagaagaagaaa AGCTCCagctcctcctcatcatcatcttcttcatcttcatcttcctccAGTAGCTCCTCAGACAGTGATAGTGAG gatgaaaagaaaaagaagaagaagaaaaaggagaaggaaaagaagaagaaaaaagacaaggAGAAAGAGTATATCCATGACAGTGTCGTCATATCTCAGGCTG GTTCCAATGGCCAAATAAAACATGCAGACGATCTTTGTCAG GATTTTAACTCATCAGATGACGAGGATGAcaagaagaaggaaaagaagaagaagaaggaaaagaagaagaagaaggaaaagaagaagaaa GAATCTTCTTCCTCATCATCTGATAGTTCATCATCTGACAGTGAGGacgagaagaagaagaagaagaagaagaagaagaagaagaagaagcagaagaagaagaagcagaagaag GAATCCAGCTCCTCTTCTTCAGATagctcttcttcatcttctgacAGTGAAGatgacaagaagaagaagaagaagaaaaagaagaagaagaag CAGGACTCCAGCTCCTCGTCTTCTGATAGctcttcttcttcatcctcttcTGACAGCGAggatgacaaaaagaaaaagaagaagaagaaaaaggacaagaaaaagaagaagaagaag GATTTTAGCTCTTCTGATGATagctcctcttcttcctccgaTAGTGATGATGACAAG aaaaagaagaagaagaaaaaagacaagaagaagaagaagaagaagaag gattcttcttcttcatcaagCTCCTCAAGCAATTCTTCTAGTGATGATgataagaagaaaaagaagaagaagaagaaggataagaagaaaaagaagaagaaagacaagaaaaag GATTCCAGTTCCTCTTCGGGTTCTTCTTCCAGCAGTGATGatgacaagaagaagaaaaaggagaagaagaaagacaagaagaagaaagacaaaaagaag GACTCAAGCTCCAGTTCAGGGTCCTCTGGTAGTGACAGTgacaaggaaaataaaaaggagGAGCGTGAGAACAAGGAGGAAAAG GACCACCTTGATGGTGAGCAAAGCAGCGACCCTAAAACCAGCATTTCAGCCTCAGGTGGTGGTGGACCTTCTGCCACTAGTGGCGGCAGCTCCAAGCCAAGTGATGCTCCCAAAGTGTCTCTTACATCTCCTGCCTTGAAGCTGAATCCTGCGAGTTCTTCAGCTGCCACCAAGTCCTCCCTTGTAATCAAACGTCCCAGCTACATGGAGAGCCTGATGGGCACCCCGAAGAAGACTGGAGACAGCACGACACACTCCACTAGTCACTTCACCTCAAAGGATCTGCTGTCAGGGCCCAGACCTTACCAATATTAA